The sequence aaaagaagaaaaaaagaaagaaaaataggaaaGAGTGAGTCTTCGTACCAAAACTGGAATAGGTTTTACATTCCCATGAATGGAGATAATCTCTTGATCAGTACACCAAAAATCCGAGACAAAAAGAACTATATGATCTTACCATACGGTTTGGATTATATCTTTCGCGAGAAAAaaatgattgatcttcttttaTAACGTCAACTATTGAATCACACACAGGTCTCAAAGCACTTCGCACTTCTTCATTCACCGGCTTGCATAGATCTTGAAGCTACCATTGTACGATCTGATAGTAGATTCatgcaaaagaaaatgaattcTTCTTTggtgcgaaagatacaaccccctCCTTCCGAACCAGCAACCATAAAGGAGCACAAATTAAAGCAATTAGCCGTTGCCAACCTGCTACGTGAGTGACGTCACTTTGTCAATTGTGCCTTTCTcatctttaaaaaaattgtgaGAAAATGCTTATGATACCTAATCTTGCGGGATAATTGCGAAATTAGTTGTGAGGCACTCAATTCATCTCTAATTAGATTCCTTTTACAAGTCAGCACGCTTATTACGTGTATTCATGCCTCAGACACCTTAAATCATTGTGCGCGTTGGACCCCGCAAATCATGTGGTTCATGCCAAACGGGTGCGCCACATCAAGCCATTGCTTTCTGATTGGACGGCCCGTGATGCGGGCTccagccctttttttttttttttttcgctaaTACGGGTGGATCATACCTGTCGGGTacggatacatccaataaagtcaaaaaataggatacctcggagtgccaaagGCAACTCCCCATCTCCAGTCCACAAAGTGTCTCCGGAATGGCGAGCTACAAAtgcagccacccaatccgcagccccattggcttcacggtagatatgcttggcctgaaaggcccatCCATCCCTCGCCATAGTCCATATATCACGAAGCAATGGGTGGTCACTGTCGTCACCCCTAGGACCCTCTCGGATCCAACTGATAACGGTGGCTGAATCACCCTCTAGGGTGATAGACCTAGCCTGTAACACGCACCGGGCATGTCGAAGGCCTGCCCAGGCAGCGCTCAGCTTCGCGCTCGGAACCGAGGTGTCAAATAAGTGACTGCCACCAACGGCTACAACCCTAGCGAAAGGGTCCCGAATGACGAAACCCGCACCTCCCCTCGTGCCACCATCTAGGACtgacccatcaaagttgaccttgaggaaactcgggggtgggggctcccaggtgaaaaacaccgtgtgGGATATTGCCGAAGCAGGGTgggggccccagatgtcccgagctgtcaaggtCCCTCCGGTGGTGGAGGTGTGACACATCTCTGCCGCCTGACTACGGGCACTCTCGACCACAAATCTCGGCGACATACATCGTTCACCGAATATACGAGCGTTCCTGGCCAACCAGATCTGGTAGGCAGTACAGCTCACTCGAGTCACCTCCTGACGAAGCGCCGGGGACTCCGAGCTCTGGTGCATGGCCTGTAAGAACTGGTCCCTACAGCTCCATACCGGCTGCGGGACCCCTGCCAGACGCCAAGTGTCCCTCGCCCTTGAGCACCGAAACAAGGCATGGTCGACCGTCTCGGCCACACCGCAAACCCCACACTCCAGGGGGATCCTCAATCCTCGTCCACCAAGTACTGCTCTCGTTGGAAGACGGTCCCAgaccaccttccagaggaacaGCGCAACCCTTGGGAGGAGGCCCAATCGCCAGATCCAGGCACAATCAGGACCAGGCTCGTACTCCCGCCTAAGAATGCGAGAAAGGACGCTCATCCTGACTCTGGGACTGGTCGAGGAACTCCACACTCGTATATCTGGTCCACCGCTCTGTGGCAGAGGGAGGGAGCGAACCCGCTCCGCCAGATGCTCCCCGAAGAAGCGGGCTAATCGAATCTCGTCCCATCCAGCCTCCCCGGGGGTCATAAGATCACAGACCTGTAAACCCTCCCCAGCCTCAATACTAACAGTAGTCGACCAGCGGCACAGGGGGAGGCCATCAACCCATGAGTCCCTGGTCACATCGATGCTGTGGCCATCGCCTATCAGCCATCGAGTGTGATCCGACACCATGGGCACATATCTCGCAATCTCACGCCATAAAAAAGAACATCCCCGCCCTCCTCGAACCCCGCCCTCCTGGCCTACCCCCCCATAACGGACAGTCATGATCCGGCTCCAGAAGCCTTGCGGCTCCAGGATGAAGCGGGAAGCATGCCGGGCGAGGAGCAGCTCTCGTCTCTTCAGGAGAGACAACACCCCAAGGCCACCCTCCTTGAGAGGGAGGCAAATACTCTCCCATGCCACCAGGTACACCCCACGGCCCCCACCAAGCGAGCCCCATAAGAAGCCCCGAATCAGTCGCTCAACTGATGCGGGCTCCAGCCCTCGCCGCCAACTTTGAACGACCCATCGTCCTCGTTGCGCTACTGTAAAATCCGTTGCGTCTTCTCGTAGCGTACGGTAAAAGAGAGTAGCAAATCACCCACCCCGATCCACCGATCCTCCCCAAGCGTTGTCTCGCCACGTGCCCCAATTAACTTCGCAACACGTGCCCCTTACCATATCCGGCCTCGTGGGAACAAGTGATTAGCTGGCTTTTTTGGGGTCGATGACGTGGCAATACATTCCATTTGCCACGTGGCCTGCGTGTCAGCTGAGAAAGGAATTGGTTCCAGATTTGGGCCTCCTTACCCGCTGCTCCGGGTTAATCCACCCGGGTGGCCGCTCCATGTAAAAGACAAGTAATGCTACGGAACCCAACAATGCTACCAAAATGAAATCCATGCCATGCGGCAAGAGAAGGTTCATGCAATGAATGCGGTGTCATGTACCCTGTGCCTTTGATGAGAATAACGAGTTGCCGTGGCGGTGGCAGGAAGCGGCATTTGGACGCTGCGTTTGGGCGACGAAACATCTATATGCAAAGAATCTTTCTCTTAGTAGTAattaaataactaaataaaaagAGACGTGGCGGTAACTAGTGTTTGGGTGCTAAGTTTGGGCCACCAAAACATTTGCGTTCAAAGATAGACCTTCATAAAACAAAGGAAATCTCGTTACAGTTACTCGCGGATTGACAAGAAAATCCTGTTACCCGCGGCGGCCCAGCAGCCTACTTCCCCATCGCACGGTCTTACATTAATTTTCATCGTCAAGTTCCGGATGGGTGCTCGAACAATCTAATCTTATACTCATCCGCGGTACAAATTATCTCCACGGGTGACTACAAAGCGAGCCCATCGCGCTCGATGTCTCCTTCTTTCCTgtttctcactctctctctctctctctctcacggtcTCCGAGCcggaagaaagagagggaaagaaggaTACGAAGCACATCTTCTTCCTAAGAGTCCTCCGCATCTCTCTCACCGGAGGAAGACAAAAGCCACGCCCATTTAAATTGACAACTCGTCGCCATGATCTCCGTTAGTAGAAGCCATTTCCAGGTAGTATTTCTCCTGATTCATTCTTTATTCATAACCTAAATCTATCATTGTTCTCGTTCGCTATCGTCCaagtctttatttttctttaagttgtGGGTCTCCCCCGTCTTTGACTTTGGggatctaataaaaaaatatttttagtgatTATTTCCCCTCtttatggattttttttggtatataagCAGAGGCGGTGACATTTCTGTGCTTATCGGTTGTTCTTGTTTTCGCCTTTCTTTTTTCTCAGAGGTGCGGAAATCGAGACCGCTTGTATCACTCGCAGCGGCGGAGCTCGGCGGCGGGGGTGGTGGTGCGGTGCtgcggaagaggaagaggagacggGAAGGTGAGAGGAGTGGCGATGGAGAGCACGCTGAAGGAGATCAGAGGGGACAAGCCGTCGGTGCTCGATATGGATCCCGAGTCCACCGTCGGCGGCGGCGTGGAGGACGTCTACGGCGAGGATCGGGCCACGGAGGAGCAGCTCGTTACCCCCTGGACCCTATCTGTCGCCAGGTCTGACCCGATCTTCGTCGGTACCATcggttctttcttttttctattcatcgtgcttttcttgattttttcgcGGTGATTTTGTTTGGTTTCGCTGAATTTTGACGGTTTTTGAATTTATACTGTCGATtcttttatttctctcttcttgcgTGTTTTCCTTGAATCTTTCGGTTGATTTTGTTTGCATTCTCTTAATTTGACCGTTTTCTGAgttctcaaacgtgtttgatgATCTCGTCGATATGATCGAGGAAATGCTATGGCCTTTTGCTGTTGCTTTCTTGAACCGGATTCACTGGTTTTGACTGGGGTCTCGATATTATTTTAATGGTTCTTGCCCATTTTCTGTAATTCTTTCTCTCCAAAATTCACTGAATTTGTCTGGGTTTTGATACCAATTCTTTTTGGCTCATTGCTTATTTAGttcatttccttttttcttttctcttaaaATGGATTACTTATGAAGTGACCGTATATGGTGTTGATAGAGGTAGGCAGGTCTAACTTTCCGTGTGGAAAGTTTAATTTTTCGTGTTCTTTGTTTAATTAAACATAATTTGGAATTAGTTTACTTGTCTGGCATGCCTTTTCTGGATGAACTTATCCAATGCTAGTCGTGCAAGGTCGCTGGAAGTTGTAGGAAACGTGAACCGGGTGTCCGATTTTCTCCCCGTTCTGTtcctttcttttagtttttaatGTCATTTTACTCTGTCTGAAAGTTACGTTTCATTCTTTAAAATAAGTTAAAGAAATGGTGAACTTGcgctttttgttgaatttttatttttatccctTTTTCTATTACAAATTGATGATTATTGTCTTCATATTTTTAGCAAACTCAATCCGTTGAATGGTGTTTGTGTTTCTTTTAAGCCTCTGGTTGCAAGTGTTTAGGATTAGGGCCATCTGTTTTTGCTTGGTTACTGATTAATATACCTCCTAAGCCAACAATTGTAACAATTATTGTTGTCGGCCCAATCTGTAAGTTCTTGATCGTTTGTGTATCCTTACTACAAATATCGGTATGGATGGAAGTGAAAATCGTGATAAATAGTGATGCAAAATTTCTTCTTTGACACTTTCTTTGGTTACAACATCTTTGACATTTTTGATGAACCTGTCATGAATGTGCTTTGCTTGGCATCTGGTTAACATAAGCATTCTTTGTCCTTAGTGGTTACACTTTGTTGAGGGATCCGCACCACAACAAAGGGCTTGCCTTCACCGAGAAGGAGAGAGATGCCCACTACCTGCGAGGCCTCTTGCCTCCAGTTTGCATCACTCAGGGGCTTCAGGTTTGTATGTGTTTGTGGTTAGAGTTTGTTTTATGTTTTAACTGCTCTATGCTGATTAGCATAGTATAATGCATCCTGTAGGAGAAGAAGATCTTGCACAATCTTCGCCAGTATCAAGTACCCCTGCAGCGTTACATGGCATTAATGGATCTTCAAGTATTTGTCCCTAACAATTATCATTCCATTTACTTCTTATGAGATATTTTGGATTAGTGGGTTGATGATGTATAACTTAATAATCTCCGGGAGTTGATATCTATTGAACAGGAGAGAAATGagaggttgttttacaagcttctTATAGACAATGTTGAAGAGTTGCTTCCGATTGTTTACACACCAACAGTTGGTGAGGCTTGCCAAAAGTATGGGTGCATCTTTAGGCATCCACAGGGTCTTTACCTCAGTTTGAAGGAGAAGTAAGATATGATTTCTTGTGTTTTTGCAAATGTTCTGTCATTTATATTTTGATGAGCTGCTTGGTGTTTTAGGGGGAAGATTCTTGAGGTGCTAAAAAACTGGCCTGAGAGGAGCATTCAGGTTATTGTGGTCACCGATGGTGAGCGTATTTTAGGGCTTGGAGATCTTGGTTGCCAGGTGAATTTTTTTACCATGCATTCTTATTATAATATGCTAAAAGTGAAAACACTTTCCACTTTGGGATTGCTTGCTGATCTAGCAGTGAACTGCTTTACCCAGGGAATGGGAATTCCCGTAGGCAAGCTTTCACTGTATACGGCCCTTGGAGGAGTTCGCCCATCAGCAGTAAGCATTCGGTTACTTGATGTTATTTTTCCATCTAGTATTTTCATCACctgatattttgatttttattgcCTTTGTTTGCTTGGAGAGTGTCAATAATTGATTGTTAACTTGCAGTGCTTACCCATCACAATAGATGTGGGCACAAACAACGAGCAGTTGCTGAAGGATGAATTCTATATAGGGTTAAGGCAAAGGAGAGCAACTGGCCAGGTTCATCCAACCTAGAGCACATGATTGCATCTTTCTATCATATATATTTGCAGACTCAAAATGCTGAATTCTTATCTTCTATTTACTGAATTAGGAATATGCTGAATTTCTCCACGAGTTCATGTGTGCTGTTAAACAGAACTATGGGGAAAAAGTCCTCATTCAGGTGAGCCAGCATACCAATGAGGAACTGGAGAGATTTTAATCCTGTTAATAATTGAATTTGGTTGCTCTTCTGCCATTAACTTGATTTTGTGTTTCAGACTAAAAAATTGTCCATTTTTTGCAGTTTGAAGACTTTGCCAACCACAATGCATTTGAACTGCTTTCAAAATATGGCACTACTCATCTTGTTTTCAATGATGATATTCAGGTAACTATCTAGGATTGTTTGCCTTGCCATAGTGCAGTTATTGTACCTGTTGTTTCTCCTTGTTGAGCTGATGATCTGGTAGGAGGTTTTGCTTTTGCCGTTGATTGTTATTTCTCTTGAAAATATACCATTTTCTTTGATTATTGCAGGGGACAGCTTCTGTTGTCCTTGCTGGGCTTGTGGCAGCTCTGAAGCTGGTTGGCGGAACTTTAGCAGAGCACACTTTCTTGTTCCTTGGTGCTGGGGAGGTAACTCTCTTCGCAAGTCTAGGATTTTACCCCCTTTTTACCTTTTTAACTTTCTTCAATCACCTTTAACTCACCAATCCAAGATGTATTGTATTTTCTATTTAAGTTGTCCAATATATTGTGAATTTCTCTCAGTGGAAGCATTATACTTAGCTGTTAACCAAGCATTTGAAAAATGATGACCACTCTAGGATTGAAATTTTTGGTTCCTTTAAGTGTCAGACatttgggaaagctgcaggattATTTGATGTTCAACAGCTTATATTTTTGATGCAAGAAATTTAGAATATTAGCACATCAACTTTTTTTAATCATGGAAAAATGTTTGAAGTCTAGCATTTCTTCAATTACAGATGCCATTGACTTTATGCAGGTCTTAATAACTATAGTCATTGATTATGCATGTATACACCTTTGCACATATCTCATGTAATGATGTGTTTGGCAGGTCATATTTTTCTAGCTAACTTTATGTGATGCATATGCTTCCTTGTATCCAGGGACTAGGAACTTGTATTAATCCATATATGTTTTTTCTTACTCTTATAATCTTATCCCATTTATTGTTTTCCTATGATTTTGCTTGCTTCAGCAGATACTAAATTTTTATGCTTGCAGGCTGGTACTGGTATTGCTGAACTGATAGCTCTTGAAATGTCAAAACAGGTACTGCAGCTTGCTCATTGAGCTTCTAGATTAGTCAGGCTCTTATTGTAATCATGTTTCCTGTCCTGATGTGCTCTATGATGTGATATAGACTTTTATATGGTAAAATATTTATTCTCACAACTGCAGACAAAAGCTCCATTGGAAGAGACTCGGAAGAAGATTTGGCTTGTGGATTCTAAGGTTGTGATGAATCTCTTTCCTCTGGATCACCAAATTGTCTCTTAGCCTTTCCATTTCATCATTATATCATCTTAACTGACATGAGGTTTTTACACGTTATAGGGATTAATTGTGAGGTCACGCAAGGAATCTCTTCAACACTTCAAGAAACCTTGGGCACATGAGCATGAACCTGTCAGTAACCTCTTAGATGCTGTCAAGGTACAAACTGACTTGACATGAATATACATGTTGCATGATTGCTCCTGTGTTTTGTCTCATGATATGCAAAGTTCTCTTAGGATGTCATGCTGCACAGTAATAGCTCCATTTTCTATTGATGGAATCCTCTAGTTCAATCCAGTTTCTTTACCATTGATGAATTGCTATTTCACCAACAGTGGACCATGCTTATAGGGCTAGGGTAGTTACAGAAAATTCTTACACATAGACCCTTTTAGACCCAGGTTCATCTCCCTGGTGCTTTTAATTCTTGCTATGGAGGCTAGTATACACGGTGAGGTCCCTAGTACAAGCAAATCAATCTTTTTCTGGTGCTAAGAAGGAGAAACTATATAAAGGGAAACTATATTTAGAACTAGTTCTGCCATTTCCTCAGTTTGaccaaacaaataaaaatttcaaTGTTTTCTCCTTTCATCTCATCCCATTTaattttcattcttttctttcattttcttcgaAAGTGCTCAAGGGGCCATAATCCTGGGGATACTTTAGATTGGTATAGATTATTAGTGTAATATGTGATACAATTATTGCCTCGTCAGTCCTGCTATTGTGGCAAAAGCAGCTTTAAGTGAAAGCAGTGTCCTGTAATGCCTTTATAATGACTGAGTAATAACAAGAGATTCTGAACTTGGTTTTGTTTGCTTAGGCTATCAAGCCCACTGTTTTGATAGGATCATCTGGAGTGGGAAAAACTTTCACAAAGGAAGTAGTTGAAGCCATGGCCTCCTTTAATGAGGTAAGAATACTCTTTGAGCTTTCTTCATTCAACCTGCTGTTTCATTAATTGAATTGGAGGTTTATGTTgaaagaaataaattaaatgccGACTCTTGCCAACTACACCTTGCAGAAGCCAATAATTCTCGCCCTGTCAAACCCAACTTCTCAATCTGAATGCACTGCTGAGGAAGCATACAGATGGAGTAAGGTAAGCATCAAGCTGTGGTTCGTATCATGCATTGGGTTCAACCTGGTTTACAATTTTTGCATCCCTTTTAACACTCTGCTATGATTTGCAGGGCCGAGCAATATTTGCTAGTGGAAGTCCATTTGATCCTGTTGAGTTGAACGGCAAGGTTTTTGTGCCAGGCCAGGTTTGAACTTTCTCTTATGTTTTGGTTCTGTGGAGTGAGTCACTGAATTGATAACCAAGCAATAACACTAGAGTATAGCTATATTGTAAATATTGACTTTGCATGTTTGCACATGATGCCAGGCCAACAATGCATATATTTTCCCTGGGTTGGGTCTTGGTTTGGTGATCTCAGGTGCTATACGCGTGCACGATGACATGCTCCTTGCAGCTtgtaagtgaaaaaaaaaattgtggtaGTTGTAGTTTAGCTCGGTACTCTTTAAAATCATATACAGTGCACAGACTCTCTTGctaaagaaccaaaaaaaaaaaaaggaataatgGAGGCGGACTTGCACTTGTAATGCAAAAACTGATTTTATTGAAGTCCATACAGCATTGGTTGATAGGTACCTATTTCTAGAGGTCCATATATTCTATGAATTTTGTTTTattctatattttattttattgagatGGTTTTAATGTAAAGGAAATGGTGTAGTTGGATAAGTTTGGGTTGATTTGTTAGTTTTTGTCTGTTTCAGGTGTGCAAGTTTCCTTTGGAGAGATTATTTGTTATATATACCATGAAGCCTGTCTAGCCAGTATATGGGGGGCAGAACTTAGGAAATTTAAGATTGTTCATTTagttttggtagaaataccaataATGTTACCTTAGGAAATTTTTGTGCAATTGTTGTAGATTTTACATTAATCATTATGTAATTGCAACTTACACTGAACTTTTGTTGAACAGCTGAAGCTCTGGCCCAGCAGGTGACACAGGAGAACTTGGATAATAAAGGACTGATTTACCCGCCCTTCTCAAATATTAGAAAGATATCTGCTGATATTGCTGCTAATGTGGCTGCTACAGCATATGAGCTTGGTGTGTCTTTTTTCATTCCTCGGCTGACTTTGCTTTCCAATTGCTCGATACGTGAACAATAAATTTAATTGTATATTCTTGCATCTTGTTTGTAGGTTTGGCAACACGGCTCCCTCGTCCGCAGAACCTGGTAAAGTATGCAGAGAGCTGCATGTACAGCCCCATCTACCGCAATTATAGATAAATGGGGCTTCCAATTTTGCTGTACTTCAAGAGTTATGCATGATGCCAGTGTAGTAGTGTGGTTGCTTCTCAATGTGTGTCAAAACATTTGTCAGCGTGCTTTTGTAATGTTGTATGAAGTTGGTCTTGAAGTCTAAGCATAAATATTATTTCCTAAGGCTATCAACGCTAGCAATTTCACCCACAAATTTTTGTTGCTGTTCATAGGGTCATCTACTTGAGCAGGAACGCCAGTGCCCAAGAATCATTGCAGGCTTTATGATTCTTCTACGGGACAAACCCAACCCCATCAACAGCAGTACAACAACCCATCAACTCTGTCAGTCTTTGTAGACTGTCTTAATATCGTTCTAAACGACGCGCTCCTTCAAACTTGCAGCAGATACATACGCTTATATAAAAATAGGGCATGCTAacatctaataataataataataatagattCGTACAATTTATACTCTAATGCTAATTTAACGTTAATTGAATCCAAATAATCAGACTTTAAAAAGAGATATTATTTAGGCCCACGGGTTGTAGTCTAGAGGGGTTCGAACTTTTGGATGACataaagggctcgtttggttcgcggaaagtatttttcctcctatGAATATGATTCATGAGAAATAAATTCGTAGGAAGAGAATGCCtataaaagtatttttggcatgtttggttaatcataggaaagtgacaaatttctaaattgcttatgtttggtttgtCATCCACTTTTttgggaaagttatgtataattcctattatgcctttaataaaaattaggtctttaatgtctctttaatgcttctttaatgttgaagggtttttttggaaaaagtaaaaatagagtgatttccGTCTTATGAGAAAGtaatttttccatgtttctcatggaaaagactttcctatgaaggactcgtttggttcgcggaaagcatttttccTACTAGGAATATGATTAATGGGAaataaattcctaggaagaggatgcctaggaaagtacttttggcatgtttggttgaccataggaaagtgacaaatttccaaagtgcttatgtttggttggccatccacttttctaggaaagttatgtataatttctattatgtccttaataaaaattaggtctttaatgcctctttaatgcttttttaatgttgaagggttttttttggaaaaaagtaaaaatagagtgattcccgcctcatgggaaagtaactttcccatgtttctcatggaaaagac is a genomic window of Phoenix dactylifera cultivar Barhee BC4 chromosome 4, palm_55x_up_171113_PBpolish2nd_filt_p, whole genome shotgun sequence containing:
- the LOC103721894 gene encoding NADP-dependent malic enzyme isoform X1, whose protein sequence is MISVSRSHFQRCGNRDRLYHSQRRSSAAGVVVRCCGRGRGDGKVRGVAMESTLKEIRGDKPSVLDMDPESTVGGGVEDVYGEDRATEEQLVTPWTLSVASGYTLLRDPHHNKGLAFTEKERDAHYLRGLLPPVCITQGLQEKKILHNLRQYQVPLQRYMALMDLQERNERLFYKLLIDNVEELLPIVYTPTVGEACQKYGCIFRHPQGLYLSLKEKGKILEVLKNWPERSIQVIVVTDGERILGLGDLGCQGMGIPVGKLSLYTALGGVRPSACLPITIDVGTNNEQLLKDEFYIGLRQRRATGQEYAEFLHEFMCAVKQNYGEKVLIQFEDFANHNAFELLSKYGTTHLVFNDDIQGTASVVLAGLVAALKLVGGTLAEHTFLFLGAGEAGTGIAELIALEMSKQTKAPLEETRKKIWLVDSKGLIVRSRKESLQHFKKPWAHEHEPVSNLLDAVKAIKPTVLIGSSGVGKTFTKEVVEAMASFNEKPIILALSNPTSQSECTAEEAYRWSKGRAIFASGSPFDPVELNGKVFVPGQANNAYIFPGLGLGLVISGAIRVHDDMLLAASEALAQQVTQENLDNKGLIYPPFSNIRKISADIAANVAATAYELGLATRLPRPQNLVKYAESCMYSPIYRNYR
- the LOC103721894 gene encoding NADP-dependent malic enzyme isoform X2, coding for MISVSRSHFQRCGNRDRLYHSQRRSSAAGVVVRCCGRGRGDGKVRGVAMESTLKEIRGDKPSVLDMDPESTVGGGVEDVYGEDRATEEQLVTPWTLSVASGYTLLRDPHHNKGLAFTEKERDAHYLRGLLPPVCITQGLQEKKILHNLRQYQVPLQRYMALMDLQERNERLFYKLLIDNVEELLPIVYTPTVGEACQKYGCIFRHPQGLYLSLKEKGKILEVLKNWPERSIQVIVVTDGERILGLGDLGCQGMGIPVGKLSLYTALGGVRPSACLPITIDVGTNNEQLLKDEFYIGLRQRRATGQEYAEFLHEFMCAVKQNYGEKVLIQFEDFANHNAFELLSKYGTTHLVFNDDIQGTASVVLAGLVAALKLVGGTLAEHTFLFLGAGEAGTGIAELIALEMSKQTKAPLEETRKKIWLVDSKGLIVRSRKESLQHFKKPWAHEHEPVSNLLDAVKAIKPTVLIGSSGVGKTFTKEVVEAMASFNEKPIILALSNPTSQSECTAEEAYRWSKGRAIFASGSPFDPVELNGKVFVPGQANNAYIFPGLGLGLVISGAIRVHDDMLLAACVQVSFGEIICYIYHEACLASIWGAELRKFKIVHLVLVEIPIMLP